The window TGATGCCGGTCATGGCGCCATGGCGTTCGGGCGAGCACCAGACCATGCCTTCGGACCACTGCGCCAGATCGCGCAGTTCCTGGACCTTGGGGTGGTCTTCCGGCGCGCCATCGGGCAGTGGCAGTCCACGCGGATCGTAGATGCGCGTATCGGCGCCCATGGCCTGCAGCAGGCGTGCGGCCTCCTCGGTCAGCAGCCGGCTGTAAGAGCGCTCGCGCACCGAACCATAGAGCAGCAGGATGCGCGGCGCATGGGCGGCATGCGCCGCGGGCAGCAGCTGCCGCAGATCGGGCTTGCGGAAGTACTGCGCATCGAGGTTCGGAAGATCAGGGTTTGCCGACACGCTGGCCCTTCGCGTCGACCACGGCTTCGCCATCTTCCTTGGTGAACGCCGCTTGTTGAGGACGCGGCAGGATGTCGAGCACGGTTTCCGAGGGCCGGCACAGGCGCGTGCCGAGCGGCGTCACGACAATAGGCCGGTTGATGAGGATGGGATGTTGCAGCATGAAGCCGATGAGCTGCTCGTCGGTCCACTTCGCATCGTCCAGGCCGAGTTCGTCATAGGGTGTGCCCTTGCGGCGCAGCAGATCGCGCACGGGCATGCCCATCGCGGCAACGAGTTGCTCCAGCGTCTCGCGGTCCGGCGGGTGCCGCAGGTATTCGATGACCGTCGGCTCCTCGCCGGTGTTGCGGATCAGCGCGAGCACATTGCGAGACGTGCCGCAGCCGGGGTTGTGGTAGATCGTGATGTCGTTCATGGAAGTCGGGTATCGAGGTGTCATTGGCGGAAAAACAATCGTCAACCCAGCCGCAGGGCGAGCGCGGCGAGTGTCACGAACAGCACCGGCACGGTCAGCACGATGCCGACCCTGAAATAGTAGCCCCAGCCGATCGTCGTGCCTTTCTGAGCCAGCACATGCAGCCACAACAAGGTCGCCAGGCTGCCGATCGGCGTGATCTTCGGCCCCAGGTCGCAGCCGATCACGTTGGCGTAGACCATGGCCTCCTTGACCACACCGGTGGCGCCGGTCGCATCGATGGACAGCGCGCCGATCAGCACCGTCGGCATGTTGTTCATCACCGAGGACAACAGGGCCGTCAGGAAGCCGGTGCCCAACGCGGCACCCCACACACCGCCTTGGGCGAACAGGTTCAGCAGCCCGGCGATGTGATCGGTGAGCCCGGCATTGCGCAGCCCGTACACCACGAGGTACATGCCGAGCGAGAACACCACGATCTGCCAGGGGGCGCCGTGCAGGACCTTCTTCGTGCTGATCACCGCGCCGCGGCCCGCCACCGCCAGCAGCACGGCCGCACCGGCCGCGGCCACGGCGCTCACCGGCACGCCGATCGGCTCCAGACCGAAGAAGCCCAGCAGCAGCAGCGCCAGCACGATCCAGCCCGCGCGAAAGGTCCGGTGGTCGCGGATCACCTCATGCGGTGCCTTCAACGACCGCACGTCGTAACGCGCCGGGATGCTGTGCCGGAAGTGGAACATCAGCACCAGCAGGCTGGCCAGCACGGCCGCGAGGTTCACCGGCACCATGACCGCTGCGTAGGCGTTGAAGCCGATCTTGAAGAAATCGGCGGAGACGATGTTCACCAGGTTGGACACGATCAGCGGCAGGCTGGCGGTGTCGGCGATGAAACCCGCCGCCATCACGAAGGCCAGCGTGGCCGCCGGCGTGAAGCCGAGCGCGACGAGCATCGCCATCACGATGGGCGTGAGGATCAACGCGGCGCCGTCGTTGGCGAAAAGCGCCGAAACCGCGGCGCCCAGCAGCACGATGAAGGCGAACAGCCGCCGCCCGCTTCCCCGGCCCCAGCGCGCCACGTGCAAGGCGGCCCATTCGAAAAAGCCGGCCTCGTCGAGCAGCAGGCTGATGACGATGACGGCAATGAAAGTGGCGGTCGCGTTCCAGACGATGCCCCACACCACCGCAACGTCGCCCAGGTGGACCACGCCCAAAAGCAATGCCATCACGGCGCCGAGCGAAGCGCTCCAGCCGATACCCAGGCCGCGCGGTTGCCAGATGACCAATACGAGCGTGAAGATGAAGATCAGGATGGCCGCTGGCATGAAGGCGTTCGATGAGATTGAAGAGCGTCGCCGGCCAGCTCGCATGCCTGCCCTTGGCAGCAGTTTTCGGTGAGAAAGGCCAGGAGTTGGTTCATCTCCTCGAAAGACGCCCGGTAGATGAGATTGCGGCCCTGGCGCTCCTGTGAAACCAGGCCGGCATTGGCCAGTTCCTTGAGGTGAAAGGACAGGCCGGTGGCCGGAACTTCGAGCGCCTCCGCGAGCGCGCCCGGCGTCATGCCGTCGGGCCCTGCGACGACCAGGGCGCGGAACACCCGCAGGCGAACCACCTGGGCCAGCGCCAACAGAGAACGAACCACGGCATTTTCTTCCATGGTTCAATTATTATTGAATTATTTAATTCATGCAAATCCGCAGGCACGTTGACAGGCTTCGTCAGCAAGGCTCAGGCCGCCTTGGCCCGCTGTTCAAGCGTCAAGGCCTCTCGCCCCCGTTTGGTCAGGGAGAAAACCGTACCGAACGGTTGGCCCGCATCCGGCGGCGATGTCACGGCGGCGATGAAGTTCGCCGCCCGAAGCCAGCGGAGCTGCTCGACGACATAGGGGTCTCGTACTGTGAGGGGCAAGGACTGGGAAGCCAGTTCGCGCAAGAGCGCCATCGCCATGGTGGGTCTCCTTTCAAGATTGGCGGTGTGGAGAATTTGCTTCGTGAACTGCGGCGCGGCCGTCGCGCCTGACGCCCCGGCAGGCGGCGCGTCAGGCGCCAGGCTCAGGCCACCTGGACTTCGATGCGCCGCGGCTGCGCGTGCGCAGCCTTCGGGATGCGCAGCGTCAACACGCCCTGGGCGAGCTCGGCCGAAACCTTCTCGGTGTCGAGCTCTTTGCTGAGCGTGAAGACCCGGCGAAAACGCGCCAGGCCGACCTCGGTGTGGCTGGAGGTCAGTCCTTCGGGCACGGCCAAGTCGGCCTCCGCTTCGATGGTCAGCGTGCCGGCCTCCACCTGCAGCTGCAGTTTTTCCCGGCTCACCCCGGGCAGGTCGGCGTAGAGCGTGATCCCGCCGTTGTCCTCGATCACATCCACCGGCGGCGTCAGGGCCGCATCGCTGTAGCGGGTGGATGCGGCTTGCGCGTTGCCTTGCGTGGCACCGGCGGTCTGAAGCTTGTCGTTCATGGTTGGCTCCTCTGTTTCTGAATGGGAACTCACTGGATGGTGATGCGCCGCGGCTGGGACGAGGCCCGGCGCTGCACCGACACGTGCAGCACGCCGTCGCGCAGCCGGGCCTCGATCGCTTCCGGATCGGCGTCTTCGGGCAGCGTCAGCACGCGGTGGAACTTGCCGTCGAAGCGTTCGTTGATGTGGATGGTGGACTTGGCATCGGCCGACGACAGCGGCGTCTTGCGCTCGCCCGCAATGGTGAGCACGCCGCGCTCGAGATGGACCTCGAGCGTGGCCGGGTCGACGCCTGGTGCAAAGGCATAGATTTCGATGGCCTTGGGGGTGCTACCGACGTTCAGCGCCGGAAAGCCGTTGCGGGCGAAGCCGCGAATGGTGGGAGACAGATCGTAAGCCTGCTGCATCTCGCGCTGCAGGCGATCCATCTCGGCGAAGACGTCGCGCGGGAAAAAGGATCGGTACATGGCGGTGACTCCATTCAAAGTGGTTGAACGGAACGCCGGAGAACGCGCCTCCAGCGTTTCCGTTTTCCCATCTGGGAGCGGGCGTCCGTGTTTCAAGGGCCTGGAAACGCGTCGTAAGGGAGCGGCCTTCTGGCAAGGACTTCGTCTTCCCCATATTTATCAAATATGCCAATAACCACCGGAATTTTGATTTCTGCCAAGTCACCTCAATTTCCCAAGAAATACGTGTTCAATTTGGTATCAATTTAATCAAATAACTCATATATTTGATACCTCTTCAACCCATCCCGTGACCATGCTTGACCTTCCACTCATCACCCGCGCCGGAACGCAGGAAGCCTCGTCCGTTCGCGAATACCTGTCCTTCACCCTGGGCTCCGTGGACTACGGCATCGACATCCTGACTGTTCAGGAAATCCGTTCCTTCACTTCGCCCACCCGCATCGCCCATTCACCCGTCGAGGTGCTGGGCGTGATGAACCTGCGCGGCGTGGTGGTGCCCATCGTCGACCTGCGCCTCAAGCTCGACTGCGCCAACGCGGAATACAACCTGTCCACCGTGGTCATCGTGCTGAACCTGGGGACGAAGGTCGTCGGCGTGGTCGCCGACTCCGTTTCCGACGTGGTCCGCCTCGAGCCAGGGGAAGTCCTGCCCGCACCCGACGTCCACACCGGGCACGGCGAAGGCTTCATCACCGGCATGGCCACCGTCGGTGAGCGCATGCTGATCCTCGTCGACGCCGAATCCCTTCTTTGCGGTGCGGAAAGCGCGTCGCCCACACAGGCCTTGGTCTGAGCCCTTTCGGAGAAACTCGCAATGAACTTCAAGAACCTCACGGTCAAAAGCCAGTTGGGCTTTGCCTTCGGCCTTCTGGCCATTCTGGTGCTGGCCGTTTCCCTGGTGGCGATCAGCGCACTCGGCAATAGCAACCGGGACTTCCAGCATTACAGCCATCTCAACGTGGCACGCACGCAACTCGTCACCGACATCGAGAGCGCCGTGAACCGGCGCGCGGTGGCCGCGCGCAATCTGGTGCTGGTCAACACGCCGCAGGACGTTGCCGCGGAACAGCAAGCCGTGACCGTGGCGCATCAAGACACCCAGAAGCACCTGGCGGCCCTGAATGCGGCACTCAACAAGTCCCCCGAAACGACCGCGGAGGAACGGCGGCTGGTGGAAGACATCAACCGCATCGAGGCGTCCTACGGGCCCGTGGCGCTGGGCATCGTCAAGCTGGCGCTGGACGGCAAGAAGGACGAAGCCATCGCCAAGATGAACAAGGAATGCCGCCCTCTGCTGGCCGCGCTGTTGAAAGCCAGCGCCGACTACCAGACCTTCAGCGACAAGAACGGCGACGCGAGCCTGGCCCAGGCCGAGGCCAACTACAACCAGGCCCGCTGGCTGCTGATCGCGGCCAGCCTGGCAGCCGTCGCCTCGGCCGTCCTGCTCGGCTACCTCATTACCAGCCGCCTGGTGCGCGCCCTCGGCGGCGAGCCCGGCACGGCAGCGGCTGTGGCCCGCTCGGTCGCCGAGGGTGACCTGACCACGGACATCCCGACCAAGGCGGGCGACGACAGCAGCCTGATGGCGCAACTCAAGGTCATGCAGACCAGCCTGGTCGGCGTGGTTGCCAACGTGCGCCAAAGCGCCGAGGGCGTGACGACGGCCAGCGCCGAGATCGCACAGGGCAACCAGGACCTCAGCGGGCGTACCGAGCAGCAGGCCAGCGCGCTGGAGGAAACAGCCGCCTCGATGGAGGAGCTTTCGAGCACCGTGCGGCAGAACGCGGACAGCGCCCGCCAAGCCAGCCAACTGGCGGTGAACGCCTCCACCGTGGCCGTGCAGGGCGGCGAGGTCGTCAGCCGCGTGGTGGAAACCATGAAGGGCATCAACGACAGCTCGAAGAAGATCGCCGACATCATCAGCGTGATCGACGGCATCGCCTTCCAGACCAACATCCTGGCGCTCAATGCCGCGGTGGAGGCGGCCCGCGCGGGCGAACAGGGCCGCGGCTTCGCCGTGGTGGCCAGCGAAGTGCGCAGCCTGGCCCAGCGCAGCGCCACGGCGGCCAAGGAGATCAAGGTCCTGATCGACACCAGCGTGACCCAGGTCGAGCAGGGCACGACCCTGGTCGCCAGCGCCGGCGCGACGATGACCGAGGTGGTGTCTTCGATTCGCCGCGTCACCGACATCATCGCGGAGGTCAGCGCCGCGAGTTCGGAGCAGAGCCAGGGCGTGAGCCAGGTCGGCGAAGCCGTCACGCAGATGGACCAGGTGACCCAGCAAAATGCGGCCCTGGTCGAGGAAAGCGCCGCCGCGGCCAACAGCCTCAGCACCCAGGCGCAGCAGTTGCTCAAGGCCGTGGCCGTGTTCAAGCTCGGCGCACACGAGCATCAGCATGCGGCCAACGCGGCGACGCTGGCCAGTGCGCCGCTCACCGAACGCCGCGGTCCGCACCGGGCCGCCAATGTGGTCCGTCCCGCCTTTGCAGGCCATGCCAAGGCCGCACCGAAGAAGGCCGAGCCGGTCTCCCTGCCGTTGCAGAAGGCGGGCAATGACGACTGGACCAGTTTCTAGGCTGCCGGCGGAGGGCGCATGCCCGCTGCGTTCAATCCACCACCGTCAACTTCGCCACGCTCAGCGCCAGCCACTTCACCCCGTGGCGCGGGAAGTTGATCTGCGCGCGCGCATCGTCGCCCGCGCCTTCGAGCGTCTGCACCTTGCCCTCGCCGAACTTGTTGTGAAACACCTTCATGCCGACCTTCAGGCCGTGTGAAGGCGCGGCCTTCTGCGGCGGCACGGGCGGGCTGGCGAAGGTGGCGGTCTGTGCATTGAAAGCGCCTCTGGCGCTGGCGTAGCCTTCGCTGCCCGCTCCTGAATTGCGAGCAAAGCCGCCACTGCAGCCCCCACCCATGCCCGAGGCGAAACCGGGCTGTTTCGGCGTGATCCACTTCAGCGCGCCTTCCGGCAGTTCCTCGAAGAAGCGGCTCTTGATGTGGTAACGCGTCTGCCCGTGCAGCATGCGCGTCTGCGAGAAGCTCAGGTACAGGCGCTTCCTCGCGCGCGTGATGGCCACATACATCAGCCGGCGCTCTTCCTCGAGCGCGGTGCGGTCGCTCATGGAATTTTCGTGCGGGAACAGCCCCTCCTCCATGCCGGTGACGAACACGGCGTCGAACTCCAGGCCCTTGGCGGCATGCACGGTCATGAGTTGCACGGCATCCTGCCCAGCCTGGGCCTGGTTGTCACCGGATTCGAGCGCGGCATGGGTCAGGAAGGCGGCCAGCGGCGACAGGGTCTCGCCGCTGTCCTGGTCGATGTAGCTCGGCGGAAGATCGTCCGTAGCCAGGTTCGGGTCGATGCCCTGGCTGGCGGGCGACTGCGACAGGGCGCCACCGCCGAGTTCATCCACCGGCAGCGCCACGGCGTCGCGGCCGAAGCCTTCCTGCGAGACGAAACTTTCGGCCGCGTTCACGAGTTCGGCCAAATTCTCCAGCCGGTCGGCGCCTTCGCGGTCGGCCTTGTAGTGTTCGACCAGGCCGCTGTGGTCGAGCACGAGTTCGATGATCTCGCGCAGCGTCTGGCCTGCGGTCTGCTCGCGCATCACGTCCAGCTTGGCCACGAAGCCGCCGATGTTGGTGCCGGCCTTGCCGCCGAGGCTGCTCACGGCGTCGTGCAGCGAACAGCCTGCGGCCTTGGCCGCGTCCTGCAGCTGCTCAATGCTGCGCGCGCCGATGCCGCGCGGCGGAAAATTCACCACGCGCAGGAAACTGGTGTCGTCGTTGGCGTTCTCCAGCAGGCGCAGATAGGCCAACGCGTGTTTGATTTCGGCGCGTTCGAAGAAGCGCAGGCCGCCATACACGCGGTACGGCACGGCGGCGTTGAACAGCGCGGTCTCGATCACCCGGCTCTGCGCGTTGCTGCGGTAGAGCACGGCGATCTCCTTGCGCTCGTGGTCGTCGCGCACCAGCTGCTTGACCTCGTCGACCAGCCATTGCGCCTCGTCGTAGTCGCGCGGGCTCTCGACCACGCGCACCGGCTCGCCCGGGCCCTGCTCGGTGCGCAGGTTCTTGCCCAGGCGCTTGCTGTTGTGGCTGATGAGCGCGTTGGCCGAATCCAGGATGTTGCTGCCGCTGCGGTAGTTCTGCTCGAGCTTGATCTGCCGCGTCACGTTGAACTCGCGCACGAAGTCGGCCATGTTGCCCACGCGCGCGCCGCGGAAGGCGTAGATGCTCTGGTCGTCGTCGCCCACGGCCAGCACGCTGCCCGGAGCATGGCGCAAGGCCGCGCCGGATTCGATGTCGGCCGGCCCGTGGCCCGACAGCATCTTGATCCACGCGTACTGCAGGGTGTTGGTGTCCTGGAATTCGTCGATCAGGATGTGGCGGAAGCGCCGCTGGTAGTGCTCTCGGATCGGGTCGTTGTCGCGCAGCAGTTCGTAGCTGCGCAGCATGAGCTCGCCGAAGTCGACCACGCCTTCGCGCTGGCACTGCTCTTCGTAGAGCTGGTAGATCTCGATCTTCTTCAGCGTCTCCGCATCGCGCGCCTCCACCATGTTCGGGCGCAGGCCGTCTTCCTTGCAGCCGGCGATGAAGTACTGCGTCTGCTTGGCCGGAAAACGTTCGTCGTCGACGTTGAACTGCTTCATCAGCCGCTTGATCGCGCTGAGCTGGTCCTGCGTGTCCAGGATCTGGAAGCTCTGCGGCAGGTTCGCCAGCTTGTAGTGCGCACGCAGGAAGCGGTTGCACAGGCCGTGGAAGGTACCGATCCACATGCCGCGCACGTTCACCGGCAGCATGGCGGCCAGCCGCGTCATCATTTCCTTGGCGGCCTTGTTGGTGAAGGTCACGGCCAGGATGCCGCCGGGCGTGACCTGGCCGGTCTGCAGCAACCAGGCGATGCGGGTGGTCAGCACCCGTGTCTTGCCCGAGCCGGCGCCGGCCAGGATCAGCGCGTGTTCAGCCGGCAGCGTGACGGCGGCCAGCTGCTCGGGATTGAGGTTGTGCAGCAGCGGCGAGTTCGAACCAAGGGGCGCTGCGACATGACCCGAGACGGGATTTGGATTTGCTGAGAACATAGGGCCATTGTAGAAACCGCACCTCCCCACCTCATGCCCCTGACCACATCACCCCTGGTTTCACTTCTGCACCGGCGCCGATGGGCCTGTGCGCTGATGTTGGCCTCGCCGTTCGCCGCGGCCGCCCAGTCGTTCTGCGCCAGCGACGGCCAGCCCGCGCCGAGTGCCATCGTCGAGCGCTTCATCAGCGCCGACTGCGAAAGCTGCTGGGCCACGGCCGGCGCCAAACCCGCCGCGAATGCGATGGTGCTCGACTGGATCGTGCCCGGCAGCCGCGGCGACGACGCACCGCTTTCCGCCGCCGCTACGCGCGACAGCCTGGCCCGGCTTGCCGCGCTGCACCAGCCCCCGCCTGGCACCGCGGCCAACACACTCACCAATACGCCCGTGCGGCGCATTGGTGGCGCGAGCCGGCTGCGCGTGGCCCATGGCCTGCCGCTGGCTGGCTACGTCGGGGCCTCGATCGAGCTCAAGCCAGTCCCGGCGCGCGCCGAAGCGGCGCCGTGGACGGCCTGGCTGGTGCTGGTGGAAACCATCGCGGCCGGCAGCGAAGGCACGCCGGTCACGCGCAACCTGGTGCGCAATGTGCTGGTACAGGACTGGAACCCGGCCCAGGCCGCGCCAGCCGCCGAGACCCCGGCCGGCACCAGATCCGTGCCGCGGCTTTTCGAATCGCGGCCGATGGGTGTTGCCGAAGGCGCGCGGCCCGAACGCCTGCGCGTGCTGGGCTGGGTGCAGGATGCGCAGGGCCGGGTGTTCGGTGCGGCGCAGTCGAAGTGCATCGCGCCGAAGGAATGACCTGCGGTTTTTGCTGCAACGGCGGGCTTGTGTTAGTTTGAACCCATCGATCAACCCCCAAGGGAGTGCCGAATGTTCTCGGTCTACGGCGTGACGGGCAAGGTGTTCACCGGCACCGTCGAGCAGCTGCGCCACATCGACAAGGTGAACGCACTCGCGCGCCTGCGCCGCATCGAGCCGGGCGACGTGGACATGCCGCCCGACCAGACGGTGCAAGGCTTGCCCGGTGGCTTCGCAGGCGCCGCGCCCTCGCCGCAGTCGCCCGTGCGCTCCGCGATTGCCGCCTACGTCACGGCCACGGTGCCCGACACGCCGCGCCAGCCGCTGGACCGGGTCGATCTGCTGATGAGCCAGCCCGCGATCACCGTGCGCGCCGAAGCCACGCTCGGCGAGGCCTCCGCACTGCTCAGCCAGCACCGGATCGGCCAGATGCCGGTGGTCGACGGGCTCGGCCGCCTGGTTGGCCTGCTGTTGCGCGCCGACCTGTTCCGCCCGCAGCGCGCCGCATCCGCCGTGGCACCGCCAGCCTCTGCCTCGACGGCTGTCGGCCCGCCCGCCACCGAGCCCGCACCCGAGCCGGCCGCGCCCGACTGGGACACGCTGATGGCCCAGCCCGTGGCCGACCTCATGTGGACGCCGGTGCCCAGCGTCTCGGCCGACACCGACATCCGCCGCGTCGCCCGCGTGCTGCTCGACACCGCGCTGCCCGGCCTGCCGGTGGTGGACGATGCGGGCGGCGTGACCGGTTTCGTGTCGCGTACCGACATCCTGCGCGCGGTCGCTTCCGATCCACCCTTGGACGTCTGGGGATGAACACGCCCTCGCCAGTGGCGCTGCTCATCAACATCGACGTGCCCGACCTGGCCGCCGCCGTGCGCTTCTACGAAGCCGCGACCGGACTTCGCCTGAACCGCCGGCTCTTCGGCGGCAGCGTGGCCGAAATGCGCGGCGCCGCGGTACCGGTGTACCTGCTCGAGAAACCCGAGGGCTCGGGCGCCGGCCCGCATGTGCCGCAAAACCGCGGGTACGCCAGGCACTGGACCCCGCTGCATCTGGACTTCGTGGTCGAGGACCTGGACGCGGCCGTGGCCAACGCGATAGCGGCCGGCGCCACCCTCGAAACCGGGCCGACCCTGCACGCCTGGGGCTACATCGCCACGCTGGGCGACCCTTTCGGCCACGGCCTGTGCTTCCTGCAATGGACGGGCCAAGGCTACGAGCCCTGATTTCCCGTGTAGGGACAAGAAATGGGTAGCGCTATCTTTCGGCTAGGATGCCGGCCATGTCCAAAGCGCCCCCGCCCCCCAAACGCAGCCGCCGCCGCAGCGGCGCTGTGACGTTGCACGACGTGGCACGCCTCGCCGCCGTGGCGCCGATCACGGCATCGCGTGCGCTGAACACGCCCGAGCGCGTTTCGGCCGAGGTGCGACAGAAGGTGGCCGAAGCCGTCAAACGCACCGGCTACGTGCCGAACCTGCTGGCCGGCGGCCTGGCCTCCACGCGCAGCCGGCTGATCGCCGCGGTGGTGCCGACCATTGCTGGCCCAGTGTTCCTGCAGACCATCCAGGCGTTGACCGCGGCGCTGGCCGAACACGGCTACCAGCTGATGCTGGGCCAGAGCGGCTATGTGGATTCGCGCGAGGATGCGCTGCTCGAAGCCATCATCGGCCGCCGACCCGACGGCATCGTGCTCACCGGCATCATGCATTCCGCCGAGGGCCGACGGCGCCTGCTGGCCTGCGGCATTCCGGTGGTCGAGACCTGGGACCTGACGCCCACGCCGATCGACATGCTGGTCGGCTTTTCGCACGCCGAGGTCGGCCGCGCCGTCGCGGAATTCCTGTTCGCCCGGGGCCGGCGCCGGCTGGCCGTGGTGGCCGGCGACGACGAGCGCTCCACGCGCCGGCACGAGGCCTTCAAGGCCGCCGCCACGGCACTCGGCCTGCCCCCGGTGGCGATGGTCGTGGTGCCGGCGCCCACCACGCTCAAGAGCGGCCGACGAGCCCTGGCCGAGCTGCTGCAGGCCGACACCCGCATCGACGCCGTGTTCTGCAGCTCGGACTTGCTCGCGCTCGGCGTGCTCACCGAGGCGCAGGCGCGCGGCCTGACCGTGCCCGCGCAACTCGCCGTGGTGGGTTTCGGCGACCTCGAATT of the Rhodoferax koreense genome contains:
- the arsH gene encoding arsenical resistance protein ArsH produces the protein MAKPWSTRRASVSANPDLPNLDAQYFRKPDLRQLLPAAHAAHAPRILLLYGSVRERSYSRLLTEEAARLLQAMGADTRIYDPRGLPLPDGAPEDHPKVQELRDLAQWSEGMVWCSPERHGAMTGIMKAQIDWIPLSVGSVRPTQGKTLAVMEVSGGSQSFNAVNQLRVLGRWMRMITIPNQSSVAKAFLEFEENGRMKPSPYYERVVDVMEELVKFTLLTRDCAEYLVDRYSERRESAEALSQRVQLRSI
- the arsC gene encoding arsenate reductase (glutaredoxin) (This arsenate reductase requires both glutathione and glutaredoxin to convert arsenate to arsenite, after which the efflux transporter formed by ArsA and ArsB can extrude the arsenite from the cell, providing resistance.), with product MNDITIYHNPGCGTSRNVLALIRNTGEEPTVIEYLRHPPDRETLEQLVAAMGMPVRDLLRRKGTPYDELGLDDAKWTDEQLIGFMLQHPILINRPIVVTPLGTRLCRPSETVLDILPRPQQAAFTKEDGEAVVDAKGQRVGKP
- a CDS encoding arsenic transporter translates to MPAAILIFIFTLVLVIWQPRGLGIGWSASLGAVMALLLGVVHLGDVAVVWGIVWNATATFIAVIVISLLLDEAGFFEWAALHVARWGRGSGRRLFAFIVLLGAAVSALFANDGAALILTPIVMAMLVALGFTPAATLAFVMAAGFIADTASLPLIVSNLVNIVSADFFKIGFNAYAAVMVPVNLAAVLASLLVLMFHFRHSIPARYDVRSLKAPHEVIRDHRTFRAGWIVLALLLLGFFGLEPIGVPVSAVAAAGAAVLLAVAGRGAVISTKKVLHGAPWQIVVFSLGMYLVVYGLRNAGLTDHIAGLLNLFAQGGVWGAALGTGFLTALLSSVMNNMPTVLIGALSIDATGATGVVKEAMVYANVIGCDLGPKITPIGSLATLLWLHVLAQKGTTIGWGYYFRVGIVLTVPVLFVTLAALALRLG
- a CDS encoding ArsR/SmtB family transcription factor; its protein translation is MEENAVVRSLLALAQVVRLRVFRALVVAGPDGMTPGALAEALEVPATGLSFHLKELANAGLVSQERQGRNLIYRASFEEMNQLLAFLTENCCQGQACELAGDALQSHRTPSCQRPS
- a CDS encoding Hsp20/alpha crystallin family protein, producing MNDKLQTAGATQGNAQAASTRYSDAALTPPVDVIEDNGGITLYADLPGVSREKLQLQVEAGTLTIEAEADLAVPEGLTSSHTEVGLARFRRVFTLSKELDTEKVSAELAQGVLTLRIPKAAHAQPRRIEVQVA
- a CDS encoding Hsp20/alpha crystallin family protein — its product is MYRSFFPRDVFAEMDRLQREMQQAYDLSPTIRGFARNGFPALNVGSTPKAIEIYAFAPGVDPATLEVHLERGVLTIAGERKTPLSSADAKSTIHINERFDGKFHRVLTLPEDADPEAIEARLRDGVLHVSVQRRASSQPRRITIQ
- a CDS encoding chemotaxis protein CheW — encoded protein: MLDLPLITRAGTQEASSVREYLSFTLGSVDYGIDILTVQEIRSFTSPTRIAHSPVEVLGVMNLRGVVVPIVDLRLKLDCANAEYNLSTVVIVLNLGTKVVGVVADSVSDVVRLEPGEVLPAPDVHTGHGEGFITGMATVGERMLILVDAESLLCGAESASPTQALV
- a CDS encoding methyl-accepting chemotaxis protein — its product is MNFKNLTVKSQLGFAFGLLAILVLAVSLVAISALGNSNRDFQHYSHLNVARTQLVTDIESAVNRRAVAARNLVLVNTPQDVAAEQQAVTVAHQDTQKHLAALNAALNKSPETTAEERRLVEDINRIEASYGPVALGIVKLALDGKKDEAIAKMNKECRPLLAALLKASADYQTFSDKNGDASLAQAEANYNQARWLLIAASLAAVASAVLLGYLITSRLVRALGGEPGTAAAVARSVAEGDLTTDIPTKAGDDSSLMAQLKVMQTSLVGVVANVRQSAEGVTTASAEIAQGNQDLSGRTEQQASALEETAASMEELSSTVRQNADSARQASQLAVNASTVAVQGGEVVSRVVETMKGINDSSKKIADIISVIDGIAFQTNILALNAAVEAARAGEQGRGFAVVASEVRSLAQRSATAAKEIKVLIDTSVTQVEQGTTLVASAGATMTEVVSSIRRVTDIIAEVSAASSEQSQGVSQVGEAVTQMDQVTQQNAALVEESAAAANSLSTQAQQLLKAVAVFKLGAHEHQHAANAATLASAPLTERRGPHRAANVVRPAFAGHAKAAPKKAEPVSLPLQKAGNDDWTSF
- a CDS encoding UvrD-helicase domain-containing protein codes for the protein MFSANPNPVSGHVAAPLGSNSPLLHNLNPEQLAAVTLPAEHALILAGAGSGKTRVLTTRIAWLLQTGQVTPGGILAVTFTNKAAKEMMTRLAAMLPVNVRGMWIGTFHGLCNRFLRAHYKLANLPQSFQILDTQDQLSAIKRLMKQFNVDDERFPAKQTQYFIAGCKEDGLRPNMVEARDAETLKKIEIYQLYEEQCQREGVVDFGELMLRSYELLRDNDPIREHYQRRFRHILIDEFQDTNTLQYAWIKMLSGHGPADIESGAALRHAPGSVLAVGDDDQSIYAFRGARVGNMADFVREFNVTRQIKLEQNYRSGSNILDSANALISHNSKRLGKNLRTEQGPGEPVRVVESPRDYDEAQWLVDEVKQLVRDDHERKEIAVLYRSNAQSRVIETALFNAAVPYRVYGGLRFFERAEIKHALAYLRLLENANDDTSFLRVVNFPPRGIGARSIEQLQDAAKAAGCSLHDAVSSLGGKAGTNIGGFVAKLDVMREQTAGQTLREIIELVLDHSGLVEHYKADREGADRLENLAELVNAAESFVSQEGFGRDAVALPVDELGGGALSQSPASQGIDPNLATDDLPPSYIDQDSGETLSPLAAFLTHAALESGDNQAQAGQDAVQLMTVHAAKGLEFDAVFVTGMEEGLFPHENSMSDRTALEEERRLMYVAITRARKRLYLSFSQTRMLHGQTRYHIKSRFFEELPEGALKWITPKQPGFASGMGGGCSGGFARNSGAGSEGYASARGAFNAQTATFASPPVPPQKAAPSHGLKVGMKVFHNKFGEGKVQTLEGAGDDARAQINFPRHGVKWLALSVAKLTVVD
- a CDS encoding HPP family protein; its protein translation is MFSVYGVTGKVFTGTVEQLRHIDKVNALARLRRIEPGDVDMPPDQTVQGLPGGFAGAAPSPQSPVRSAIAAYVTATVPDTPRQPLDRVDLLMSQPAITVRAEATLGEASALLSQHRIGQMPVVDGLGRLVGLLLRADLFRPQRAASAVAPPASASTAVGPPATEPAPEPAAPDWDTLMAQPVADLMWTPVPSVSADTDIRRVARVLLDTALPGLPVVDDAGGVTGFVSRTDILRAVASDPPLDVWG
- a CDS encoding VOC family protein — translated: MNTPSPVALLINIDVPDLAAAVRFYEAATGLRLNRRLFGGSVAEMRGAAVPVYLLEKPEGSGAGPHVPQNRGYARHWTPLHLDFVVEDLDAAVANAIAAGATLETGPTLHAWGYIATLGDPFGHGLCFLQWTGQGYEP